The Apium graveolens cultivar Ventura chromosome 11, ASM990537v1, whole genome shotgun sequence genome has a window encoding:
- the LOC141698072 gene encoding uncharacterized protein LOC141698072 isoform X3 has product MRFSTTCILSPYEQEKLIDKLNIFKIQGQDKYGNKLVTITGNLFLARQVNVEALKKYMKETVFVSISDDEEKVKPFSVVYMHACVEWRQNFHGIMVARSIYDSIPMNIKNSLQAIYFVHPDLQSRLFLATFGRLLVTHELQFLWKHVKRSEMEIPEFISKHDKELDSCGQRRLAFSDYFLEIHSPRTQVYGLTSYLESPVSTFSMRHSEMAS; this is encoded by the exons ATGAGGTTTTCAACTACATGTATCCTCTCTCCCTATGAACAAGAAAAACTCATAGACAAGCTCAATATCTTCAAGATTCAAGGTCAGGATAAATATGGGAACAAACTCGTTACTATAACCGGAAATCTTTTTTTGG CAAGGCAGGTGAATGTGGAGGCACTGAAAAAGTATATGAAAGAAACAGTGTTTGTAAGTATAAGTGATGATGAAGAAAAGGTGAAGCCATTCTCAGTGGTGTACATGCACGCATGTGTTGAGTGGAGGCAAAACTTTCATGGAATAATGGTTGCCCGATCAATCTACGATTCGATTCCGATGAATATAAAAAATAGTCTCCAAGCTATCTACTTTGTTCATCCCGACCTACAATCTCGCCTCTTTTTGGCTACCTTTGGACGCCTTCTCGTTACCCATGA ATTGCAGTTTCTATGGAAGCACGTGAAAAGGAGTGAGATGGAGATACCAGAGTTTATTTCCAAGCATGACAAAGAGCTTGATTCATGCGGTCAACGTAGACTTGCATTTTCGGATTATTTCCTGGAAATTCATAGCCCTAGAACGCAAGTCTACGGTTTAACTAGCTATTTGGAGTCTCCTGTTTCAACATTCTCCATGAGACATAGTGAAATGGCTTCATAA
- the LOC141698072 gene encoding uncharacterized protein LOC141698072 isoform X2, producing MRFSTTCILSPYEQEKLIDKLNIFKIQGQDKYGNKLVTITGNLFLARQVNVEALKKYMKETVFVSISDDEEKVKPFSVVYMHACVEWRQNFHGIMVARSIYDSIPMNIKNSLQAIYFVHPDLQSRLFLATFGRLLVTHDLYSKVKYMSRLQFLWKHVKRSEMEIPEFISKHDKELDSCGQRRLAFSDYFLEIHSPRTQVYGLTSYLESPVSTFSMRHSEMAS from the exons ATGAGGTTTTCAACTACATGTATCCTCTCTCCCTATGAACAAGAAAAACTCATAGACAAGCTCAATATCTTCAAGATTCAAGGTCAGGATAAATATGGGAACAAACTCGTTACTATAACCGGAAATCTTTTTTTGG CAAGGCAGGTGAATGTGGAGGCACTGAAAAAGTATATGAAAGAAACAGTGTTTGTAAGTATAAGTGATGATGAAGAAAAGGTGAAGCCATTCTCAGTGGTGTACATGCACGCATGTGTTGAGTGGAGGCAAAACTTTCATGGAATAATGGTTGCCCGATCAATCTACGATTCGATTCCGATGAATATAAAAAATAGTCTCCAAGCTATCTACTTTGTTCATCCCGACCTACAATCTCGCCTCTTTTTGGCTACCTTTGGACGCCTTCTCGTTACCCATGA TTTGTACTCCAAAGTGAAGTATATGAGTAGATTGCAGTTTCTATGGAAGCACGTGAAAAGGAGTGAGATGGAGATACCAGAGTTTATTTCCAAGCATGACAAAGAGCTTGATTCATGCGGTCAACGTAGACTTGCATTTTCGGATTATTTCCTGGAAATTCATAGCCCTAGAACGCAAGTCTACGGTTTAACTAGCTATTTGGAGTCTCCTGTTTCAACATTCTCCATGAGACATAGTGAAATGGCTTCATAA
- the LOC141698072 gene encoding uncharacterized protein LOC141698072 isoform X1: MRFSTTCILSPYEQEKLIDKLNIFKIQGQDKYGNKLVTITGNLFLARQVNVEALKKYMKETVFVSISDDEEKVKPFSVVYMHACVEWRQNFHGIMVARSIYDSIPMNIKNSLQAIYFVHPDLQSRLFLATFGRLLVTHECSLYSKVKYMSRLQFLWKHVKRSEMEIPEFISKHDKELDSCGQRRLAFSDYFLEIHSPRTQVYGLTSYLESPVSTFSMRHSEMAS; encoded by the exons ATGAGGTTTTCAACTACATGTATCCTCTCTCCCTATGAACAAGAAAAACTCATAGACAAGCTCAATATCTTCAAGATTCAAGGTCAGGATAAATATGGGAACAAACTCGTTACTATAACCGGAAATCTTTTTTTGG CAAGGCAGGTGAATGTGGAGGCACTGAAAAAGTATATGAAAGAAACAGTGTTTGTAAGTATAAGTGATGATGAAGAAAAGGTGAAGCCATTCTCAGTGGTGTACATGCACGCATGTGTTGAGTGGAGGCAAAACTTTCATGGAATAATGGTTGCCCGATCAATCTACGATTCGATTCCGATGAATATAAAAAATAGTCTCCAAGCTATCTACTTTGTTCATCCCGACCTACAATCTCGCCTCTTTTTGGCTACCTTTGGACGCCTTCTCGTTACCCATGA GTGCAGTTTGTACTCCAAAGTGAAGTATATGAGTAGATTGCAGTTTCTATGGAAGCACGTGAAAAGGAGTGAGATGGAGATACCAGAGTTTATTTCCAAGCATGACAAAGAGCTTGATTCATGCGGTCAACGTAGACTTGCATTTTCGGATTATTTCCTGGAAATTCATAGCCCTAGAACGCAAGTCTACGGTTTAACTAGCTATTTGGAGTCTCCTGTTTCAACATTCTCCATGAGACATAGTGAAATGGCTTCATAA